The following coding sequences are from one Lolium rigidum isolate FL_2022 chromosome 6, APGP_CSIRO_Lrig_0.1, whole genome shotgun sequence window:
- the LOC124660627 gene encoding general transcription and DNA repair factor IIH helicase subunit XPB1-like — MAGGDGDRARAPKRYKSSAPSKAALVDETAEMNYADDFDDDARDGDTEVKKRDFTKLELKPDHVNRPLWACADGRIFLETFSPLYKQAYDFLIAIAEPVCRPESMHEYNLTPHSLYAAVSVGLETTTIISVLSKLSKTKLPREIIDFIHGSTANYGKVKLVLKKNRYFVESPFPEVLKTLLNDDVIAKARQAPEDCLEAPSFSVSKTPGEIASGHEELLDGMDLAAAAEEKETHSFEIIPNHVENVKQRCLPNALNFPMLEEYDFRNDTVNPDLDMELKPQARPRPYQEKSLSKMFGNGRARSGIIVLPCGAGKSLVGVSAACRIKKSCLCLATNAVSVDQWAFQFKLWSTIRDEHISRFTSDNKEKFRGMASVVVTTYNMVAFGGKRSEDSEKIIEEIRSREWGLLLMDEVHVVPAHMFRKVISITKSHCKLGLTATLVREDERITDLNFLIGPKLYEANWLDLVKGGFIANVQCAEVWCPMTKEFFAEYLKKENSKKKQVLYVMNPNKFRACEFLIRFHEQQRGDKIIVFADNLFALTAYAMKLRKPMIYGATSHAERTRILYQFKNSPEVNTVFLSKVGDNSIDIPEANVIIQISSHAGSRRQEAQRLGRILRAKGKHQDRMAGGKEEYNAFFYSLVSTDTQEMYYSTKRQQFLIDQGYSFKVITSLPPPEEGPNLSFHSLDEQLDLLGKVLNAGDDMIGVEHLEEDSDGKALLKARRSAGLMSHFSGAGGMVYMEYNTGKGKGSKKKDPAKRHQLFKKRYT, encoded by the exons Atggccggcggcgacg GCGATCGCGCCCGCGCGCCGAAGCGGTACAAGTCCTCGGCGCCATCCAAGGCGGCGCTGGTCGACGAGACCGCCGAGATGAACTACGCCGACGACTTCGACGACGACGCCCGCGATG GGGATACCGAGGTGAAGAAGAGGGACTTTACCAAGCTGGAGCTGAAGCCGGACCACGTGAACCGGCCGCTCTGGGCGTGCGCGGACGGCCGCATCTTCCTCGAGACCTTCTCGCCTCTTTACAAGCAGGCGTACGATTTCctcatcgccatcgccgagcctgTATGCAG GCCAGAATCTATGCATGAGTACAATCTAACGCCACACTCATTGTATGCCGCGGTCTCGGTTGGACTCGAGACGACCACTATCATTAGTGTCTTGAGCAAGCTCTCCAAGACTAAATTGCCTCGGGAAATAATCGATTTCATCCACGGGTCAACTGCCAATTATGGCAAAGTAAAGCTTGTTCTGAAGAAGAATCGGTATTTTGTGGAGTCCCCATTCCCTGAG GTTTTGAAGACCCTTCTGAATGATGATGTAATTGCGAAAGCACGACAAGCTCCCGAG GACTGCCTAGAAGCACCTTCATTCAGTGTTAGCAAAACACCTGGGGAAATAGCTAGTGGACATGAGGAATTGTTAGATGGAATGGACTTAGCTGCTGCAGCTGAAGAAAAAGAAACACATTCTTTCGAAATTATTCCCAACCAT GTTGAGAACGTCAAGCAGCGGTGCTTACCAAATGCACTgaactttcccatgcttgaggagTATGATTTTAGAAATGACACA GTAAACCCAGATTTGGACATGGAATTAAAACCTCAAGCACGGCCAAGGCCATATCAAGAAAAGAGCCTCAGTAAGATGTTTGGGAATG GCAGAGCAAGGTCAGGCATTATCGTGCTACCTTGTGGTGCTGGAAAGTCGTTGGTTGGTGTATCTGCGGCATGTCGTATTAAGAAGAGCTGTCTATGTTTGGCCACAAATGCTGTCTCTGTTGATCAATGGGCATTCCAGTTCAAGCTCTGGTCAACTATAAGAGATGAACATATCAGCCGTTTTACGTCAGATAACAAGGAGAAATTTCGAGGGATGGCCAGTGTTGTTGTGACCACTTATAACATGGTGGCATTTGGGGGCAAACGATCGGAAGACTCAGAGAAGATTATCGAAGAAATCCGGAGCAGGGAGTGGGGTTTGCTCCTTATGGATGAG GTTCATGTTGTCCCTGCGCATATGTTCAGAAAGGTCATCAGCATTACCAAGTCTCACTGCAAGCTTGGTCTTACTG CTACACTTGTGAGAGAGGATGAACGCATTACGGATCTAAATTTTCTAATTGGACCAAAGCTGTATGAAGCAAATTGGTTAGATTTAGTGAAAGGTGGAtttattgcaaatgtgcaatgtgCAGAAGTATGGTGTCCCATGACCAAAGAATTCTTTGCTGAGtatttgaaaaaggaaaattcaaaaaagaaacag GTACTCTATGTGATGAATCCAAACAAATTCAGGGCTTGCGAGTTTCTAATTCGATTCCATGAGCAACAACGTGGGGATAAGATAATTGTATTTGCTGATAATTTATTTGCACTAACTGCATATGCAATGAAGCTCCGTAAACCAATGATTTATGGTGCTACAAG CCATGCTGAGAGGACAAGAATTCTGTACCAATTTAAGAACAGCCCAGAAGTCAACACTGTTTTCCTCTCTAAG GTGGGTGATAACTCGATTGATATTCCAGAAGCAAATGTTATCATACAAATATCATCTCATGCTGGTTCCCGGCGTCAAGAAGCTCAACGGTTGGGACGTATTCTCAGGGCAAAG GGTAAGCATCAAGATAGGATGGCAGGTGGGAAAGAAGAATACAATGCTTTTTTCTACTCGCTTGTATCAACTGACACACAG GAAATGTACTACTCAACAAAAAGGCAACAATTCCTTATCGACCAAGGATACAGCTTCAAG GTGATTACGAGCTTGCCGCCACCTGAAGAAGGACCTAACTTGAGTTTTCACTCGCTTGATGAACAGCTTGACCTGTTAGGCAAA GTGCTGAATGCAGGGGATGACATGATTGGTGTTGAGCACTTGGAAGAGGATTCTGATGGCAAGGCTCTGCTGAAGGCTCGGCGCTCTGCTGGACTAATGAGTCACTTTTCTGGAGCTGGTGGAATGGTCTACATGGAGTACAA TACTGGGAAGGGAAAAGGATCAAAGAAGAAGGACCCAGCCAAGAGGCATCAGCTGTTCAAGAAACGCTATACTTAA
- the LOC124665302 gene encoding phytochrome-associated serine/threonine-protein phosphatase 3: protein MDLDLWISKVKEGQHLAEHELQTLCEYVKEILIEESNVQPVNSPVTVCGDIHGQFHDLMKLFATGGHVPDTNYIFMGDFVDRGFNSLEVFTILLLLKARYPAHITLLRGNHESRQLTQVYGFYDECQRKYGNANAWRYCTDVFDYLTLSAIINGTVLCVHGGLSPDVRTIDQIRTIDRNCEIPHEGPFCDLMWSDPEEIETWAVSPRGAGWLFGSRVTTEFNHVNNLDLVCRAHQLVQEGLKYMFQDKGLVTVWSAPNYCYRCGNVASILSFSDNMEREVKFFTETEENNQMRGPRTAVPYFL from the exons ATGGATTTGGATCTGTGGATCTCCAAGGTCAAGGAGGGCCAGCACCTCGCCGAGCACGAGCTCCAGACCCTCTGCGAATAC GTGAAGGAGATACTCATCGAGGAGTCCAACGTGCAGCCGGTGAACAGCCCGGTCACCGTGTGCGGCGACATCCACGGCCAGTTCCACGACCTCATGAAGCTCTTTGCCACTGGAGGACATGTGCCCGACACCAACTACATTTTCATG GGTGATTTCGTGGACCGCGGCTTCAACAGTCTGGAGGTCTTCACCATCCTTTTGCTACTCAAAGCAAG GTATCCTGCCCACATAACCCTTCTGCGCGGGAATCATGAAAGTAGGCAGCTGACACAG GTATATGGTTTCTATGACGAGTGTCAGAGGAAGTATGGGAACGCCAATGCATGGCGGTATTGCACCGATGTTTTCGATTACCTTACTCTTTCAGCAATCATTAATGGCACG GTCCTCTGTGTTCACGGTGGTCTTTCTCCTGATGTCCGTACTATTGACCAG ATACGGACAATTGACCGGAATTGTGAAATTCCCCACGAAGGTCCTTTCTGTGATCTGATGTGGAGTGACCCTGAAGAGATAGAGACATGGGCTGTTAGTCCGCGTGGAGCCGGTTGGCTTTTCGGATCACGAGTGACAACAGAG TTCAACCATGTCAACAATCTTGATCTAGTTTGCCGGGCTCACCAGCTGGTCCAGGAAGGCTTGAAGTACATGTTTCAGGACAAGGGTCTTGTTACT GTGTGGTCTGCACCTAATTATTGCTACAGATGTGGCAATGTTGCTTCTATACTAAGCTTCAGTGACAACATG GAAAGAGAGGTTAAGTTCTTCACGGAGACGGAGGAGAACAACCAGATGCGAGGACCAAGGACCGCCGTCCCATATTTCCTCTGA